Proteins encoded within one genomic window of Cucumis sativus cultivar 9930 chromosome 3, Cucumber_9930_V3, whole genome shotgun sequence:
- the LOC101213707 gene encoding protein FATTY ACID EXPORT 5: MHDFCFTIPYGLILVGGGIFGYLRKGSIVSLAGGVGTGLALILAGYLSLGAFKKKKNSYLALILETVCSGALTWVMGQRYLQTSKIMPAGVVAGISSLMTLFYLYKLATGGNHISPKAE; encoded by the exons ATGCATGACTTCTGCTTCACAATTCCTTATGGATTGATTTTGGTTGGTGGTGGCATTTTTGGCTACCTCAGGAAAGGGAGCATAGTTTCGCTAGCTGGAGGTGTGGGTACGGGATTAGCTCTAATTCTCGCTGGATACTTGAGCCTTGGAGctttcaagaagaagaagaactcTTATCTTGCTCTGATTCTTGAGACTG TATGCAGCGGTGCGCTCACCTGGGTGATGGGACAGCGCTATTTACAGACTTCAAAGATCATGCCGGCTGGTGTTGTTGCTGGAATCAG TTCTCTCATGACTTTATTTTACCTGTACAAGCTCGCAACTGGTGGTAACCATATTTCTCCCAAGGCTGAGTAA